A stretch of Vicinamibacterales bacterium DNA encodes these proteins:
- a CDS encoding sulfite exporter TauE/SafE family protein: MSAVAFVLAAVIGLVMGMLGGGGSIIAVPALTGLLHFSPKEAVVISLAVVGIAAAAGAAGSLVRGTLPLAAGLVVGLAATVGAYSGSFLGARLADATQLRVLGVVMLVAAAIMFRRPVLHETSAGRRSLPVLMLLGLPLGVLTGLVGVGGGFLIVPALVIVARIPMREAAGASLVVITMAAASGLAGYIGRTPLVLSFILPFAFVAAVGALAGGMIAHRLPQRRMQQAFAVALVALASYVLIQ, encoded by the coding sequence GTGAGCGCCGTCGCGTTTGTGCTGGCCGCTGTCATCGGCCTGGTGATGGGCATGCTCGGCGGCGGCGGCTCCATCATCGCCGTGCCGGCGTTGACCGGGTTGCTGCACTTCTCCCCGAAAGAAGCCGTCGTGATCAGCCTGGCGGTGGTCGGCATTGCCGCGGCCGCCGGCGCCGCTGGCAGTCTTGTTCGCGGCACCTTGCCGCTGGCCGCCGGTCTTGTGGTCGGCCTCGCCGCCACCGTGGGGGCCTACTCCGGCAGCTTCCTGGGCGCGCGCCTCGCCGACGCCACCCAATTGCGCGTGCTCGGCGTCGTGATGCTGGTGGCCGCCGCGATCATGTTCCGGCGCCCGGTGCTCCACGAGACCTCCGCGGGACGCCGCTCGCTTCCGGTGCTGATGCTCCTTGGCCTGCCCCTGGGCGTTCTCACCGGCCTGGTCGGGGTCGGCGGCGGTTTCCTGATCGTGCCGGCCCTGGTCATCGTGGCCCGGATCCCGATGCGGGAAGCCGCCGGCGCCTCGTTGGTCGTCATCACCATGGCGGCGGCGTCGGGCCTGGCCGGCTACATCGGCCGCACGCCGTTGGTCCTGTCGTTCATTCTTCCGTTCGCATTCGTCGCGGCCGTGGGCGCGCTTGCCGGGGGCATGATTGCCCATCGGCTGCCGCAACGACGCATGCAGCAAGCCTTCGCCGTCGCACTCGTCGCCCTGGCGTCGTACGTGCTCATCCAGTAG